TCGTTCTTGCCTTATAGGCCTTCCTCCCACTATGCAGAAAGTCATGTTTAAGGGACTTCTACCAGAGGAGAAAACATTACGGGAAATCAAAGTAACAAATGGTGCAAAAATAATGGTTGTTGGTTCAACTATCAATGATGTGCTAGCAGTAAATACTCCCAAAGAAGCTGCTCAACAAGAGGTGaaagctgaagaaaataaaaaagagccGCTTTGTAGACAAAAGGCAAGTGATGTCTCAATAACTGTTGGCATAGGACAAGGAAATTGGGGCTAGTACAGTTCTTGTGTAATGTTGTGTTCTAACCCTTGGGTTCCAGTCCACTCTGAAGTAGACTATTTCTTACTTACAATCAGTATTACAAGAACATAGAGGAGTTCTAACAGGAAATATTGGTGTCTTAAGTCAAATGGAAGCCATGGATTCGCAAGTGCAGTGCTGACTGATTGAGCTCAGCAACTCAGTAAGACAAATGTTAGTAGCAAGGATTCACAAGAGACAGGCTTCATATTCCatttttagtctcctcttttagGTCAGGTGAGCAAAAATTGGTGGCTGTTCAGTCACCAATGTGAAACAACTTAATGATCTTAGTCCCATTTCTAGCAGTCTAGTTTCTATGTCTCCAAAACCACCTTCATAGTTGGTACCTAGTGGTACCTTTTTTGGCAGCTTCATCGGCACAGAGAACACTGAATTCCTCTCACATCTAAAGGTGTTCTCCCCCCGCCGAAGAAAGTTCAGCTACAGTGTGAGAAAGCATGCTCTCGTGGCTGTGCTGCATCTGTGGTAGGGCTAAGTAAAGGGCTTTTAATTCTAGTTGTTTTCAGCCACATATCTTTCATCAGCAACAAATTCCATTAAAAGTTAAGGTCCGCTGTTGGTCTGCAACTCTCTTATGAAATatcctttttgtctttttataatcTATCATAGTTCACATTTACTGTAAATTTCATCATTGTTCAAAGGTACTCAGCAAACTTGTCAGTTGCAGGCATGTTTTTCCTTATTACTAGTGCTCTAATCTATTCTGATTTTGTTGCTGTGTTACTTTATTAAATCTAGGTATTGTATTTCTGACAATCATTGAACATAACACCTGATTATTACAATTGTCTTGCTAAGGGATAACTCCTCTGTGATATTAAACTGATGCCTGGCTTCTGCACACAATAGAagactttttccttttttgcatcTTCTTTGGGTTTTGAATCTCACAGTATTCTTTAGacagtcataaaaaaaaaaacctttggctAACCTTTAAAACTAACCAGCTTCTGTATGATAAATGACTTttaccatatttaaaaaaaaatgttacatagACCTATTGCACGGTATTTCAGGAAGTGGTCAGGAGTAAATTAAAAGCTTTGTGTCACGTTTCAGTAGTCTAACTTCTGGTTTTCGTTACAGCAACACAGAAAAGTATTGGATAAAGGAAAACCTGAAGACGTGATGCCTTCTGTTAAGGGTGTTCAGGTAAGTTAAATAACTACTTGGATCACTGTCCTGATCAGGAAATACACTACCAGCCCATTGTTCGTGCTCCCTGAGACTTTTTCCAGATTTGTTTCCCCCTACTACCTTTGTAGAATAACATAGATATCCCTTGCACTCTACAGCTTTTTCTTGTGCATTTTAAGTCTCGCATTTTCACTCTTTGTATTGTGCATTTTTAGGAACGCCTGCCAACAGTGCCTTTATCCGGCATGTACAACAAAACAGGGGGGAAAGTGAGGCTGACCTTTAAACTAGAACAAGATCAGCTGTGGATAGGCACTAAAGGTAAGTGACTAAGACTATTACACAGCTAGTCAATACCTGGAGTATGTACAGACTAGACttatagtcccttctgaccttaaagtctatcatgattatctagtctgacctcctgcacattgcaggtcacacAACCTCGCCCGCCCACTGCTGTAATAGACCCAtcacttctggctgagttacgaAAGTCATCatctcatgatttaaagacttcaagttatggagaatccaccatttacacttgtTCAAAGTGTAACTGCAAGTGATCCgtcccccatgctgcagaggaaggcgaaaaccccccagggtctctgccaatttgacctgggggaaaattccttcctgacctcagaTATGGCgattagttagaccctgagcatgtgcgcaaggtccaccagccagacacctgggaaagaattctctgttgtaactcagagccttcctcATCTAGCATCACATTTCCgtctgttggagatatttgctgctagcaatcACAGATCGGGTACATGGCATTGTTGGCAGTCACAACATAAAGATCAGTTTCAGTCAAAAATAAACTTTATTAAAGGAATAGCTCCAGCTCTTTTTATATTAATCATTCAAAATCAAATGTTCACTCTTGTTTCTTTCCCAGATAGGCTTTCTTCAGGTGGCtgaatataacaaaatattttacatatttgtacTTGAAAAGCTTGAATTTATTTGTGTTACTATGCCATaaataaggttaagattttgtcatggttaattttagtaaaagtcacggggAGCAGCACCCACGGGGGCTCGGAGCTCCTGGGCCACCCGCAAAGCTCGGCACTCCAGGGCTGGCGCCTGGGAGATTCTGGGAGATCTATGACATAATCTCATTCTTAGCCATAACTCTCAATTGTGGATTATAATACTTAGCATTCATAACATTTCTTATCTTCAGAGCACTGCATAAGCAATTTAATCCCCACAGCACagggaggctaagtgacttgtctaaagtcACAGAGGGTCTCTCTTAGAGCTGGAATACTGCTAGGAATACTGGCACCGCTTTCATTATCTGTTCTAGGAACTGAAATGAGTTGGGTGACTTGTTTCAGGGCTGTGCAATTACAATCTAGTTTAGAGATGACAGCATGTGCAACTGCAGGGAATTCAATTCACAATCTTGAAGACAGGCTAGCAGGAGCTGAAAGTGCTGTGGAGATAGCATAGTGTGCAGAGGACATCGCTCTCAAATAACTCCTTGCTTCCAGATAACTGAAGGAACCCATGCCTTGCTCTTTGGCCAGAACGGGATGATGCTGCAAAAATGGGGAGAGGAATGGGAGGGACTCGTTGTCTGAGTAATAGAGCTTAACTGGACTGTTATGTTAGCTTGGATAACAATTTCCTGCtgcaaaatagtaataataaacatttatattgagCTTTGCAAACATTAGCTCCCATACAGCATAGGTCTTCTTCCAAAGCCCCGCAGAAATCACTGGCTGGGTTCTGTGGGCCTGTGatgtccaggaggtcagactagattaccataatggtcccttatggacttaaaatctatgaatttttgGCACCAATCCTGTGGCTACACCCAGTACGGTGACTTCATTTGTGTTGGGCTAAATGATTGATGGAGAACTAGTCCTATTACAGCATGGTGTTGAGTATTGGTGCAGTCAAGTCAGAGTTGCTCTCCATTTCATTATTGATAGGTGTGTTCTATTGGCTAATTAGAGTTTGAATAATTACTTACCTTTCCCTCTGCTACAGATTTTGAGGATTAATATTTCTAAAGCACCTTTTGATCCTAGGGCAAGCAACTTCCCCTggctgtgcctcactttccttaTCTGTAAAGTAACGCTGACCTGTCCATTTCAGAGATGTTTTGAGAAGTAATCAGTTAATGTTTGGAGGATGCAGAATAAGTGCCAAGTAATTTGCCCAGTAAATGATCATCCTTCCATCAATTTGATTGGAATTGATCTGTGACAGCCATAGGGTCAGGGTAATTATTGCATTAAAATGGAGAATATTggtttacatttttacatttttgtcttCTCTATGGTGTAACAACAAagtgcttctgtgctgctgcatttCCTTATGTGTCTTTTCCGAGCAGTTGCTGCTTTCTGCATTGCACTTCAAAGGGTGCTCCTCATTTAAGGTGTGCATTGCTTGGCTTATCTTCTATAATTAGAGCTTGTTTTTGTCTGTCTCTTGTTCTCAAGAAGATGAACTTAGAGTGTCAGACTGGCATGGGTGATGGACGTAGGAGTTAAAAGGAAAGATTTTAGTTAAAAGTCTAAAGGAAGAAGTGAGGACATAAGTCATAGATAAGAAATGGAAGTCATCCATCGTGAGTCCTATGCTTTAGTAATTCCTCTTGGTCACAGCTGACTACCAAATCCATTATTTTGTAATGTTATCATAGTCATTTTTTCAATAGCTCTTGTATTTTCTCTCCCTTCTATACTCTCATTAATATTTCCCTTCCTATTCTTTAATACCTTTATAATAACCACTAAATGCAGTCTTGTGCTGGAGACAGGACTAGATCTTGGTAGAGAGTTGTACACTTTTTTCATAGCTCAATTCTGCAGAAATTGGAAGGATGAAAAGAGTTAATTGTTTTACAGACTTAGACCCTGATCCCACATACATATATGTAAGTGCTTCACTTTACAGCTGTGAGTCCTATcaattttaatgggactactcacagtagtaacgctaagcacatgcataagtgtctgcaggatcaggagcTTGTATTGGTTGGTTGAAGAAGATTAGGTTGTCTGGTATTTAGAGGGGCTACCTGGCACAATGAGTCATCAGAGTTTAGGTGGTAGGGACTGGGATTATTTGGAATTGCTTCCATTCTGCTagcccctgtccctccccccagcaggagTGTGAGAGATGGTGTTTGAAGTCAATAAGAAGCACTGTAGCAAAGCACTGCTGACATATGCAACGTAATTTTTATCCATTTCAATGTagagagaacagaaaaaataCCCATGGGGTCCATTAAAAATGTGGTGAGTGAACCTATTGAAGGACATGAGGATTATCACATGATGGTAAGTAATAATGGATTAATAACTTGATGCTAATACATTGAACAAGAGGTTTAAGTTAGAATAAGACCAAGGCTGACAGCCTTGTTTTAAATGCTTCTAAAAGGCTGACCCTTCAGTATTGTCTGCTGTTACAGAGTAAATATACTGAGCAATATGAGCTGAATGCTTGCCATGACTTTGGGATACTGAACTGTTTCTACCCAAGCTTTAAAGCCATGTAAAATCCTATGGCTTGAAATGACAGCACAGCCACTGTCAGAAATGTTTAAATTTGGAGCATTTCCTAAAATAGTGTATCATTATACGTGGGGACAGACTTTCAGAAGAGCTCAACTTGTTGGGTGCAGATTGGGTGCTGAACTCTTCTGAAAACCTGGCCATAATCCTATCTGATTTTATGCATatttaacatttcttttcagtttcttccTTTGTAACAACACTTATGTCCCTAACATTGGGGCCAATATGAATTCCACATCTTCAGCATTACTTTCCACTAAAGAACTCTGCCAGAACAATCTTTAGCTCAGTAAAAACTTAACTGACAGTTACAGTAGGAGAAAGTTAGTAGTCCTAGAGTGAACTTCCATCTGATCATTTTCTCAAAATAAACACTTCGTAGTGATGTTCCTTTGTCAGAAAAGAGGTTAGCTCTTGGTAGGTTACTGTTGGTGTTACTTCCCCATATCTGGTTCTGCATTAATTCCTATTCCATTCATCTTCTCTACCTGCCTCAGTGGAGATAAACAATTGTCCACCCTCCATTTTAATGTATTGAATCTCTGAAAGGTTGGTATTGTGTTTAGGAGAGTGATACATATCAGGCAAGGGTAATGTTGATTCTGCTGTGCGGCTTTTTAAAGTCCAAGAGTTCCTTTTTTTCCAGTCAGGCCTTTCTTTTAAAGAATATCACTGTAACTAAACTTCGTAATGTTGAGATAAGTTTCTTAGTCAGAAattccacttctttctttgtgggaggaaagggggaaatgcCCTGAGAAAAAATTATCATCTGCACGAGGAAACTATTCCATGCCTTTTCCAAACGTTCCATTTGTAATCACTCAGATGGAAGAGCAGCCTCTTCAGATTAGGGCATAAACTATTGCTCAAACCACAAGGATAGAGACTGTTGCCACTTCGTAGTTCCCTCTCCTGTTTACATCAGTCAAAATAAATAGACAATGGTATTtaacatttaaatacaaaatacttgCTGAAACTTCAACTGCTACATTGCAGCCATCTGCCTCAGCCCTTGGTTGGCTTCTCAGCCCTGTGCACTGAGTTAACtggtttagatttttttctatGCATTGTGCTGCAGATTCTGCTCTGAGTATGAATTGGCCATCCAGATTGTCTGACACcacctgttctgtttgtttccaATCTGTAAATGCTACCTGTTGTCCTTTTAATTTTGCAGGCATTTCAACTGGGCCCTACAGAAGCATCTTACTACTGGGTCTACTGGGTACCTACTCAATATGTTGATGCAATCAAAGACACAGTACTGGGCAAATGGCAGTATTTTTGAAAGCACACTCACCTCTGGCACAGGAGGCTGACACAAAACAAAGGACACTGCTGGGAGAGGCCTCTGACATCCCTGGATGTGACAGTCCTggaactttattaataaaatatgatATAACGAGGCATTGATGGAAGCCAGAGGTGATGTTCTTTCACCATTAGTTTACTTTTAACTTAAAAATTTCAGCATCCTTTTTCTGCAGTCAGCTTCAATCATATTTAAATACAATGGAAATCAATAAATCTTAATTCATAAACCATTGTCTGTAATACACTTAAATCTGCTGAGAGTAGATCTTCCAATTTagttttcagaagaaaatattaCAATGTACTGAGGATTTTTTACTTGATTTGAACaaaagacaaatattttcataattcTTCAGTTACAAACAGACTTAATTTAGTTATTTGGTTGTGACTGAGAgtttgaaaacagttttttaaaattttttgaacAGTATGCAAAATTGGGGTTTAGTAAGCCATATTACGCTGGCCCTTTTATTTCAGGTTTGACTTCTTTTAGGAGCaacattttagcttttttttttttttttttttaacccaaagaTGCCCAGTTCCTCTGTTTTTTATACCAGCAGCTCTGGGATGATGCTTGCAATGTGGCATATTGGGAGCAGGAAGATACCACTGTAGACTTTCTGTAGCCAAGATGGCTTGGTGCTGTTTATATCCCATTTCATGCAATTTCAGTCATTCTTTGTTGCTTGCATAGCTCTGCTCCTTTGTCTCTTTCAGGGGAATTCTGTTTTTATGAGCATCTTCTTTACCTTTTATGTTGGGGTCCAAAATCGTATTGTAGCGAAGTCCTAACGCTGACCTAGTTGGCTGAGTTTTTTGCACTCTGCAAAGGACTCCTGGAGTCAGTGCACTGCAATTGTAACAAAGATGATGCTAAAGGAAGTGAACCAAAGAGACCTTCCTATTAATTGTTGGGATAAGCTGGCCAAGATGCCACTTTATTTGGATACTGCATAGATAGAGTAGAATAGTCAGTCCTATGTGATCTGGTTTTGATAAGTCCTAGTAATATAGGTCAGTGAGTCTTACAAAGTTTTGTACATGCACCCAACCACTGACCTTTATCTTTAAAGGGTAAAGATGGTAAGGCTACATTTCAGCTTTTCTTTCCTCAAGTTTCCAACAAATTATTCTAGTTCTTTACCCTAGTTCTTTCTGATGTTCCTCATCTGTGGCTCATAACATTTTGCCTGTCCATTTAGCAGTTAAGTTGAAGTGCCATTTATCTCAGGTTTTCTGAGTGGACCCTTTCAGTCCCGGAAAGGTTCACACCCTTAACGGATTGTATTGCACAGCAAGGCTGAATCAGTCCTGCTATCTGTTTAACCTGCATATAACAGATCACTGTTCTGATTTTTAtctcctgtgttttttttttaaaaaacactgtacACTTCTTAATATTGTTTGATACGTGTAGCTCAAAATTTTGTGAAATTGGTAGGGAAACATCCCTCTTTAGCAAAGGCTAAATTTAACATATTCCTTgtctatatttcattttatttgaaataacCATGTTGAAACTCAGCAGATACAAATTCCTGAATGAGTATTTTTATAAAGATAGATGGGGAGGAAGTCAGTTATggtgtgggcttttttttttttttttttttttttttttttaccaaaatatgGTGGTTGCAAGTCAATTTGGATTAAGGCTCTCTATCTGCCTATAGACTATTGGTGGCAAAATAATTTTGGTTCTGGTTTGTCTTTCCAGTTTGAACATCCCTGCAGTATAAATCGGTGTTAAAGGTGTTCTACTCCCCTTGTTTATAAATTGTTCACATACTTGTTACATTTGTAGCTTTAGATACTTCCTTTTCATATGAAAACCGGTACTATTGTGTCTTGCCATATAATATATACATTGTAACAGGGATAGTTTTGTAGTAGTACAATGTCAGTTTCCTAGGACAACGTTGAAAGCTCTTAGCAAGTGCATTAACTCTGGTAATAGAGTTGCTGTCAGTTCCATTACCTTTGAGCAATATGTAAAACTTAAATGCGGATAtcatgctttttattttctaatGTCCAATTTTAGTATTAAGGCTAAAACTGCAGTATATGAAGGAAAGTGTATGTATTGTACCTACACCAGACACTACCGCACTCTACATCAGTGCATAGCAGGAGGAAGTGACACACGAAGCATTTTCTATTCCTCATACTCATTCACATACATCCTCACCCAACCTTGCTGATTCAGAGACTATCGGCTTCCACTCATTGCCTCACTTACCCCTGAACTTGTCCGTATATTCACTTGTGTTCCCTCTCCTGTGCTTTCATTGGCTTCTCATTTGAAAGGCCCCACTGCATTCTGTTTTGCAACTCCTTCAAAACACTCCAGTGAATTCAGGGTTCACACTCAATAATGTGGCTGAGCACACTTTACCACCAGTGCTTGTAGTTCTGTGGTAGTGGTGTACAGGTGACCTCACCACTTCCAAGAGAGCAAGGGCACCTAGGACACGGAATCCAACGTCACATTTAATGTTCCtgttttctccttccctgaggaTTTTATTGATTCTACATCCTGTGCCTGGTAAAATAGATCACTgatatttaaaaggacactgtcagtTAAAAAATTCTAGATCTTTACTTGTGTTACAAACAAATTATATTAttacaaatgaagaaaaatattaaattcaaaTGTACTTGTCCCTGTTTATGTACCTTGTTTCCTTTTTACCTTCATTTGATTTAGAACATGAAATCTGTTTAATTTTTGTTCACCcaatttcactttcaaattctaAGGGCAGTTGTTTGGGTTACAACACTGCAAGGGGAGATGTGTCTAACCTGTTTTCATTGTTGGCTTTGGGTTTTTTGGCTGTGTTTATTGGTTTAGGGTTTCATGAAAGTTTATTCTTAAATTCAAcctgaaatattaattttaaagttgacagtgcccctttaagTTATCTCACCACTATTTGGAGTGATATGAAGCTTTGTGTTTTCTGGTATTACCTAAAAAAgtaacttaggctatgtctacactagcgcttttgtatgtaaaacttttgtcggtcaagGGCCtgaaaaaacacacctctgaTGGACATAAGTTGCATCGACAGAAGTGctcgtgtgcacagcgctatatcagtgggagacgctctcccgctgGCATAGCTACAGCCGCTCGTtgtgggtggtttaattatgccgacaggagagttCTCTCTGGTTGGCATAAAGcagctacacgggagaccttacagtgaTGCAGGTGCATCAGTACAACAGTGCTGCTGTAAGTTCtttggtgtagacatagccttaattcACTTTGTTCATAAAAACCTAGGAATACACAATAACTTCAGCATATGTTCTACAGTCTGCTGAGTCCAAGTCCAAGAGCCGTTTGCTACTCTGTGTCATTACACTGAATTCTCCTTATGTAACCATGGGAAATTCCGTGTTGGATCCAGGATATCCATTGGTCCTAAGAGCCCAAGGAGCACATGGGCAGTGATGGAGTAAAAAGTACATTGGTATCTCCTTAAGTAATAGAATCATTTATTACAAAATAAGTGTTAGAAGTAAAGTactaatgaaataaatatttctaaattGGCTGAATAAGATTAAAGATAATTCATATAATCCTTCCATAGGGAGTTCTTAATTATGCTTATAAACAATATAGAAGTTGAGTTCCTTCAGTTATTTTCACATTAAACCCTTTAATAGAGGGTTCTGTTCCCTATTCTAAAAGAATGCAATTCCCAATTAAATGGGATGTAGCACCCCATAATTAAGTAGTAGTGAAAATGCTTTGCCCCACTTTTATGGTTACTGGCAAGCAGTGAAAGTATTTGGAATGCAAGTGAGGATATTTTTGGTGGGAATGAGGAAAGTATTTCCATGCATACAGATCCCAGATGCTTTTCATATGTTGTCTGGCCAAAGTATCCATTTTAGCTATTCTAGATGTCAGTACTTGTTTGAAGTACAGTAGCACCAACCCATGCAAGTGAGGAGCCTCACTGAAGTCGAACACCTCACAGTGCTGGAGCTGGTGCTACCGCTACCGATGTAGTAGCAAGCCCTTCGCTGTATTACTTTTGATCTTTCCTTGCCTGGATTTCTTATTTATCTCTGCTTGTTTTGAATATAGTATTCACTCCATAACACTCTGCATCCCAAGTGTAAACACCTTTCTGACAGTATTTGCAAATCAAtacaataaatgtttttaaatttttgctgGGCACAAACATCAACTGCACCAACTCTTATGCTCAGTCATTTTTGTATGAAGAATTTTTAATACCTGTAAGTTTCCCATAGTTCAACCTTAAAATAAATCATGCATTTTTCTTAGCACCTGTAAGTACATCTCAAGGACAATGTATTACTAGCTAGGATAAGGATGCTCTTGTGGTGGTTAGTTGGGCAAAGtcacaagagaaaaagaaaaagtggttCAGGGGAAGAATTAGTTAAGAAACTGATAACATGCAATACTTTAACTTGTAGCACATGCACACAACCTGATAAATTATAAAGATGTTTCCACACATTGTATCCAACATTTCATATGATAAGGGCCAAAGATAAACAGTTCATTTGCAATGCCATTTATATCAAGGGTGCCATATTTTTGGTGgggttttcttccttttttctctttttccggACTCCAGCTTTCCCTCAGAATAATTGCTGATGGAACTATCAGGGCACTGGCATGTTCTCCTCAGAGCACATGCTCTGTACTCTGTGATCCAGTTGGTTGGTGTGCCAACTCAGTGGTACACGTTTACTGtttactcctctctctctctgtcactatGCTTTCCCAAGGCACCTGTTTCATTTGGAGATTCATACTCTAGACTTTCACTGCCTGATAGGAATTGATTCTTTATTATGTTCATTGTCAGGGTCACTTTTATTATACTTGAGGGAGGCCAGGATCTCTGTAGCAAGTCATATGTAGAATACATGGTCATTTTACCTTCCAGCAAAAAATTTCCTTTGTGTGGCTCAAAGAAGTTTACTATGTCTTACCCATATTCTAGGCAATTCATTCTTTGGttctgtatgttttgttttttttttaaaaaaaaagaccatgTTTAAGTATTCACTGCAGAATTATTATAAAATGGAATATGTAAGTACCATatttatggtattttaaaataatctattaCCTATTTTGGAGGAGGGGGAGATGACAAATATTTAGTCTTAGATTTGcactgctggattttttttaagcataacCTTGACTGGTTATCCTATTGTTTTATTCTGTAAAATTAGTCTTATCTATTAAAGTTTGATAATTAAGCATTCTGTGTTTGAGTGATTTACGTGCTACACACTCTATTTCCTATAGAAAATAGAATTCAAAAATCATCCCTGTTAGAGAATGACTTCATGTGTACCTAGGACAGAAGAGGGCCATAGttaccatctagtccaacctcctgtataatacaggctaTAGAACTCCCCCTTCCTCGTAGATTGGGGTGTgggtgcttccccccccccccctcgccttACTGCGCTCTCTTTTTAAGTGTTTTCCCTGTTCAGGTTTTTGTGCTTgcattctgtttttcattttttctcttatcctatcctcacccttttaatttcattaaaatgaaacaataaaactGTATTCTTACCAGTCACTGATAAATTCATAACCCTTCCGAGTTGATCAAAGAAGTAGAAATTATCCTGGTACCAAGAATCAAGGTGTAGGTAATTTATAGATGCCAAAGGCATGCCTGTGATCCACAGCATACTGGTCATTTCACAGTTTTGTTTCTGCTCCAGTGCTCCTGTGTTCCTTTATCTAATGCCCAGGAAGTCAGGATTCCAGTGATACCTGTTGGCATTTCTATAGACTAGAGGGTCTGTGTTGGATGCTGACTTCCAAATATGGATGAATTAGCAATGTAGTTTGTTccttgtattatttaaaaaaaaaaaaaatgagctgTGAATTATGAGACACGAATATCTACACTTATGCTTTGGAATGTGCCTGTTGAGTACCCACATACTAAAAATGTAAACACGTACAAGTGTAATCTAAAATACGGTCAAAAGTCCCACTTTAACTTCCCAATCCACAAGAAGTGAGACCCTGAGGAAAAGTTTGACTTAATAGTCAGGACTTGCACAATCTGGGTTTGTACAGTCTCTAACACTCCGGGGTCCAAGTGTGCCACTTGCTATTCACATAACTTTTCTGCAGTTCAgttttccccatttgcaaaatggagaAAATTACTGCCTCTGAGATCTGTGGTTGAAAAGTGCTGCCAGTGCTGTCTACTGTGCAGTAAGTAAAAACTTTGTTAGATTGCATCTTAACTCAGTGTGTCAGTGCACTCTACCTCCACCCAGCAAATTAAGTGTTCATTTCCAGACTTTCTAATATcgacaagctttttttttttttttaaagtataattgttaaagaaaaaaaaaaagttgaattgtTTGGGTGTGAGCTAGACCTCATTAAAATCGCTTTGAACTTGGTTGCTTTTTTCCAGATATGTTTATGGATATCCATGTGGGGTTATTTTTTAGGAGGCTAAAGTTTATTTAAATAGGGTTGATGC
Above is a window of Dermochelys coriacea isolate rDerCor1 chromosome 10, rDerCor1.pri.v4, whole genome shotgun sequence DNA encoding:
- the UBFD1 gene encoding ubiquitin domain-containing protein UBFD1, which produces MAAASASPDEVDEPGMETEAQNLQLSCGDAVASNSAAAAAAAAAGKALEMDPLQEDSAISQASVSNGGDSEAAKDLVELKIIWNKNKYDVKFLLDRTGADLKEKIHSLTGLPPTMQKVMFKGLLPEEKTLREIKVTNGAKIMVVGSTINDVLAVNTPKEAAQQEVKAEENKKEPLCRQKQHRKVLDKGKPEDVMPSVKGVQERLPTVPLSGMYNKTGGKVRLTFKLEQDQLWIGTKERTEKIPMGSIKNVVSEPIEGHEDYHMMAFQLGPTEASYYWVYWVPTQYVDAIKDTVLGKWQYF